A single window of Anopheles moucheti chromosome 2, idAnoMoucSN_F20_07, whole genome shotgun sequence DNA harbors:
- the LOC128309615 gene encoding BAG domain-containing protein Samui, which produces MSSQQEQPQQQQPTVRHIPIFVEGRSEPLINTTPESQPSQPSQHHPSAGMEAPNMEMPSRNDFFKHGPIFDRARDIPVRSNFPGFQGFDGFKREASPGASRTSPFPDISNHMWPESDPLNANVPRGTSIPRQTPSPSAAHQQQKPNTATSQQQQHVPRTSQPQPHPQTHPQPQPQQQQPQQQQPAGQDQPDSRPKMPTREDPITKIQKIQKDVLAIFDQVEHFKGGKEGKKDKAYIYLDEMLTQNLLKLDSIDAEDQPQIKSARKEAIKSINTCIAVLEAKAEAGASGSANASTGSIGNANANSSSNGIDANGTNQSASNISIPHSSSNSSQQQANEVAKQQ; this is translated from the coding sequence ATGTCGTCACAACAGGAGCaaccacagcaacagcagcctaCTGTGCGGCACATTCCGATTTTCGTTGAAGGTCGTTCCGAACCGCTGATAAATACGACACCCGAATCGCAACCTTCACAACCATCCCAGCACCATCCATCGGCTGGCATGGAGGCTCCCAACATGGAAATGCCCAGTCGGAACGATTTCTTCAAACACGGCCCAATTTTCGATCGGGCGCGTGATATCCCGGTGCGGTCAAACTTTCCAGGTTTTCAGGGTTTCGATGGGTTTAAACGGGAAGCTTCGCCTGGTGCCAGCAGAACGTCTCCCTTCCCAGATATCTCTAACCATATGTGGCCCGAGTCGGATCCGCTCAATGCCAATGTGCCTCGCGGAACTTCGATTCCCAGACAAACGCCTTCGCCTTCTGCCGCTCACCAGCAGCAAAAGCCAAACACGGCCACttcacaacagcaacaacatgtGCCCCGGACATCGCAACCACAGCCGCATCCGCAAACACATCCGCAACCGCAacctcagcagcagcaaccgcagcaacagcaacctgCTGGGCAGGATCAACCGGACAGCCGCCCAAAGATGCCGACCAGGGAGGATCCTATTACGAAAATCCAAAAAATTCAAAAGGATGTGCTCGCCATCTTCGACCAGGTGGAACATTTCAAGGGCGGCAAGGAGGGCAAGAAAGACAAAGCGTACATCTATCTGGACGAGATGCTGACGCAGAACCTGCTGAAGCTGGACTCGATCGATGCCGAGGATCAGCCCCAAATCAAGTCCGCCCGGAAGGAAGCGATCAAAAGCATAAACACCTGCATCGCGGTACTGGAGGCAAAGGCCGAAGCAGGTGCTAGTGGGAGCGCCAATGCTAGCACCGGTTCGATCGGGAATGCTAATGCAAATAGCAGCAGTAATGGTATCGATGCTAACGGCACGAACCAGTCCGCCTCGAATATTTCAATTCCTCACTCGTCGTCCAATTCTAGTCAACAGCAGGCCAATGAAGTTGCGAAGCAGCAGTGA
- the LOC128296993 gene encoding DNA-directed RNA polymerases I, II, and III subunit RPABC5 has product MIIPVRCFTCGKVIGNKWEAYLGLLQAEYTEGDALDALGLKRYCCRRMLLGHVDLIEKLLNYAPLEK; this is encoded by the exons ATGATCATACCGGTGCGATGTTTCACATGTGGTAAGGTGATAGGCAACAAATGGGAAGCGTACCTTGGATTGCTGCAGGCCGAATACACCGAAGG TGATGCGCTCGATGCACTCGGTCTCAAACGGTACTGCTGCAGGCGGATGTTGCTTGGACACGTAGATCTGATTGAGAAGCTGCTAAATTACGCCCCGCTAGAGAAATAA
- the LOC128296992 gene encoding uncharacterized protein LOC128296992, whose translation MSDETMDAEEQKQCKPCRLCRDNISQAGDRFGIDTMESLDIRRLLQEVYEVKILPTDRNSTIMCMPCYQQLIQHYSFRIKLFARRKTFKLNQSVLVSHIIAFRDTAQQQAGTKPDDDWLVSAKEQSTQTETPESSERNSPITAEPSDNGPIQSEQSKSGVKQTERVNAETDSINTTTTISMAKQLVPLVVDCLKEPLYLKALCPLVVSTNQDDLAPLVLLCSRCCKIFYSKEKLEHHQQSEGCVPCCPICRSEQTVDHKCPKQREYAFFMQHVVGSQKYVNTLAITSATSETIAEEPVASVEREKSIEPKLKLKKTKLDADHNGRYSSSERRSTTPYPLHAENPHSQTDETAPVITLSSSDDEVTMLLIDTHKPVATERSKAKKRKKSHRH comes from the exons ATGTCCGACGAAACTATGGATGCTGAAGAGCAGAAGCAATGTAAACCGTGCCGTTTGTGTCGGGACAATATCTCCCAAGCTGGAGACCGGTTCGGTATCGATACGATGGAAAGCTTGGATATTCGAAGATTACTCCAGGAGGTGTATGAAGTGAAG ATACTTCCCACCGACAGAAACTCAACTATAATGTGCATGCCTTGCTATCAACAGCTAATACAGCACTATTCATTTCGCATCAAACTTTTTGCGagaaggaaaacttttaaacTAAATCAGTCAGTGCTGGTCTCACACATTATTGCCTTCAGAG ACACTGCCCAACAACAGGCTGGTACGAAACCCGATGACGATTGGTTGGTTTCAGCAAAAGAACAATCTACTCAAACGGAAACACCAGAGTCGTCAGAGCGTAATTCTCCTATCACAGCCGAACCATCGGATAATGGACCCATACAAAGCGAACAATCAAAAAGCGGTGTGAAACAAACTGAACGGGTCAATGCAGAAACTGATTccatcaacaccaccaccaccatcagtaTGGCAAAGCAATTGGTGCCACTAGTTGTGGACTGCCTGAAGGAGCCACTCTACTTGAAGGCGCTTTGTCCCTTAGTGGTGTCAACTAATCAGGACGATCTTGCACCGTTGGTGTTGCTTTGCAGTCGTTGCTGCAAGATATTCTATTCCAAAGAAAAGTTGGAACACCACCAGCAGTCAGAGGGCTGTGTTCCGTGCTGTCCCATCTGCCGGTCGGAACAGACGGTGGATCATAAATGTCCGAAACAACGCGAATACGCATTCTTTATGCAACACGTTGTTGGCAGCCAAAAATACGTCAACACGCTTGCAATCACAAGTGCCACTTCCGAGACCATTGCTGAAGAACCGGTTGCCAGCGTTGAACGGGAGAAGAGTATCGAGCCAAAGCTGAAGCTAAAGAAGACGAAACTGGACGCTGACCATAATGGACGATATTCATCATCCGAACGCCGCTCGACTACACCTTATCCATTGCATGCAGAGAACCCCCATTCTCAAACAGATGAGACGGCCCCCGTGATCACCCTTTCGTCTTCGGATGATGAAGTTACCATGCTGTTAATAGATACACATAAACCGGTTGCCACAGAACGTTCGAAAGccaaaaaacggaagaaaagtCATAGGCACTGA
- the LOC128299170 gene encoding uncharacterized protein LOC128299170, giving the protein MAEDLSINKNKIFTQRYGNSNNDICRLCLKNEAHMEPLFYSNLFPNILLTKKIYDCTSIQIIYERNLPMFVCKLCANKLDEYVRFRDRCIANDEFLRNALAAFDANGGGCSSGIKMEPEDTPPPPSLPPAAPPTAKFAQCLTVTPMELNCALVAAAAAAAAGGHQGSKREPPDVEEDHGRYGHTSGAPSPDRSSCGGRMTADELATLKQRHDDHYRSGDEDELPTDDGYAEPPNQTDAKQYVCEVCSKSFKIRHHLLVHRHTHLDNHVAPGHGLLHGGTDCNGTVTGNGKQSYNCPKCTKVFVNKGNLLNHLETHTNEKSYACDICTKTFKYNVQLRLHMRIHTGERPHKCEICNRGFSQLSNLRSHRKTHSKVKPYKCHLCLKSFTMLDNLTAHSAKCLKDKFRCTLCSKSFAKEGNLLSHLQSHNDGIVEKMFKCEMCPKSFKNKEDWKRHVRVHTGEKPYTCDICSKGFAQKANLLSHRKTHLKPNVIYKCERCARTFRSQKVLQMHAPKCVGVVVDGASVPSAPVTPVSESLPGSPSPAGTAVTLSTAASATVAVTNNTPTLSEALSDLLRYEIALRAPLELQQMLLGHIDRKKPPNGTGGKAAGRRYRCDVCFKGYSQYPSLIKHRKLHFKVPPLVKVLAGKGRHADYDEPDDPGADCDGDPDGLVERRGVTPELHDPIERPYSCDICGGRFEAASAHPPDRCRQELQLRVLLEPIPLERGPEAAQTIAHRRATLPVHPLPESVHPAVEPAGPHEDPRALGSAQQVVPARPTTSPDAGSRMMRQPVPSGEPACAGCFVRDFSTEVGSWIASDRIRSIPISTMSVENRHIKEETSNEHRAGEGCSGDGDSAREIGTGESEPGEDERDCYQQRDTRMIYSLNMNVCRLCLAEGHGQLQPVFYAQDSPDEILQQKIYELTTVEITFALDFPTSVCIECLTKLDEFSLFRRQCIDNNEILKLKYYELKAEADAEDYCTKQDSKDDEDMHIAKVKKEEEFMQLERASVIDEQRRNGTMVDAMDDQVPYVEDDAGNEIIIGDGQEEYDASQQPITGTKIQYVSEDGTMTEYITSGAIVRRDIVSPSDLEEPVGEGQEIYYTVGTDTYAIPTGAAEAANYVPQGFADQTEIECTTIEDHLPEEYVEEVPAVASNASANTHLVMAASRGRHDRPFVCKHCKTSFNLPTRLENHVIEMHSVNGVYRCDRCQGEMFSSYLDFKAHRMRYHPRTDDALAGSGPASGADLTPTIIKQTSLGEEMHMEHVLSSNNAYSSPDSPTLSSDSEEHQPAKELTVRSKRPGGGSSVVPPRTRTRTNGHSNRTVKAQKPHTIATSQQPHEVILIDDDEQQQQQQASQLTNGTGTTPTVHRELLQQIEESEANSVGPKMYTCENCPKTFVHLNNLKAHIYAEHDNDKPFKCKLCPISFKTKEILVMHMMLHAQNNGAT; this is encoded by the exons ATGGCAGAAGATTTATCgatcaataaaaataagat ATTTACCCAACGGTACGGCAACAGTAATAACGATATTTGTCGGCTGTGTTTAAAAAATGAGGCCCACATGGAGCCGCTGTTCTACTCCAACTTATTCCCCAACATTTTACTTACGAAGAAGATATACGATTGCACCTCAATACAG ATAATCTACGAACGTAACTTGCCAATGTTTGTGTGTAAGCTGTGCGCCAACAAGCTGGACGAGTATGTGCGCTTTCGGGATCGTTGCATAGCAAATGATGAATTTTTGCGCAACGCTCTGGCGGCATTCGATGCGAACGGTGGGGGTTGCTCGAGCGGGATAAAAATGGAACCGGAAGATACGCCGCCACCCCCTTCCTTGCCACCGGCTGCACCGCCAACGGCCAAGTTCGCCCAATGCCTTACGGTGACACCGATGGAGCTAAACTGTGCCCTTGTTGCGGCggctgcagctgctgccgcGGGTGGCCACCAGGGCAGCAAACGGGAACCGCCGGATGTTGAGGAAGACCATGGAAGATATGGTCACACGTCCGGTGCACCATCTCCCGACCGATCAAGCTGTGGTGGAAGGATGACGGCCGACGAGTTGGCCACACTCAAACAAAGGCACGACGATCACTATCGGAGTGGCGACGAGGATGAGCTACCGACCGATGATGGTTACGCCGAACCCCCCAACCAAACCGATGCCAAACAGTACGTGTGTGAGGTGTGTTCGAAATCGTTCAAAATACGCCACCATTTGCTGGTGCACAGACACACGCACCTGGACAATCATGTGGCACCGGGCCACGGTTTGCTGCACGGAGGAACCGACTGTAACGGCACAGTGACCGGCAACGGGAAACAGTCGTACAACTGTCCGAAATGCACCAAAGTGTTCGTCAACAAGGGCAATCTGTTGAATCACCTCGAGACGCACACGAACGAGAAGAGCTACGCGTGTGATATCTGCACGAAAACGTTCAAGTACAATGTGCAGCTGCGGTTGCATATGCGAATCCACACCGGCGAGCGGCCCCACAAGTGTGAGATCTGCAATCGTGGGTTTTCGCAGCTGTCCAACTTGCGATCGCACCGAAAAACTCACTCCAAA GTAAAACCGTACAAATGCCATTTATGCCTCAAAAGCTTCACCATGCTGGACAACCTGACCGCGCACAGTGCCAAGTGTCTGAAGGACAAGTTCCGCTGCACGCTCTGTTCGAAATCGTTCGCCAAAGAGGGTAATCTGCTGTCGCACCTGCAGTCCCACAACGATGGGATTGTGGAGAAGATGTTCAAGTGCGAAATGTGCCCGAAAAGCTTCAAAAACAAGGAAGACTGGAAGCGGCACGTACGGGTGCACACGGGCGAAAAGCCGTATACGTGCGACATCTGCTCGAAAGGCTTCGCCCAGAAAGCGAATCTACTGTCCCACCGGAAGACACACCTCAAGCCAAACGTTATTTACAAATGTGAACGATGTGCGAGAACGTTTCGTTCGCAGAAGGTGCTCCAAATGCACGCACCGAAGTGTGTCGGTGTGGTGGTTGACGGAGCTAGTGTTCCATCTGCTCCGGTAACACCGGTATCCGAATCGCTTCCGGGCTCTCCGAGTCCTGCTGGTACCGCTGTCACGCTATCCACCGCGGCGTCTGCTACCGTAGCCGTGACCAACAACACACCAACGCTGTCGGAAGCGCTATCCGATCTGCTGCGGTACGAGATAGCACTAAGGGCACCTTTGGAACTGCAGCAAATGCTTCTCGGGCATATCGATCGTAAGAAGCCACCGAACGGAACGGGCGGTAAAGCGGCAGGACGACGCTACAGATGCGACGTGTGCTTCAAAGGCTATTCGCAGTATCCGTCGCTGATCAAACATCGGAAGCTACACTTCAAAGTACCTCCACTGGTGAAGGTCCTGGCGGGAAAGGGCCGACACGCGGACTACGACGAACCGGACGACCCGGGAGCAGATTGTGATGGTGACCCTGATGGACTGGTGGAACGGCGGGGAGTGACACCGGAGCTGCACGATCCGATCGAGCGGCCGTACAGCTGTGATATATGCG GCGGAAGATTTGAAGCAGCATCTGCACACCCACCCGACCGATGCCGGCAGGAGCTTCAGCTGCGAGTACTGCTCGAACCGATTCCGCTCGAACGAGGACCTGAAGCGGCACAGACGATCGCACACCGGCGAGCGACCCTTCCGGTGCACCCGCTGCCCGAAAGCGTTCACCCAGCAGTCGAACCTGCGGGCCCACACGAGGATCCACGAGCGCTAGGCAGTGCGCAACAGGTGGTGCCAGCCCGACCAACAACTTCCCCGGATGCCGGCAGCAGAATGATGCGACAACCCGTGCCATCGGGCGAACCGGCATGC GCAGGGTGTTTTGTGCGTGACTTCTCCACTGAAGTAGGAAGCTGGATCGCTAGTGACCGCATTCGTTCGATACCGATTTCGACGATGAGTGTTGAGAATCGGCATATAAAAGAGGAAACCAGCAA TGAGCATCGTGCCGGTGAGGGTTGCAGTGGTGACGGGGACAGCGCAAGAGAGATCGGAACCGGGGAAAGTGAACCGGGTGAGGATGAACGTGATTGCTACCAGCAGCGCGACACGCGAATGATCTACAGTCTCAACATGAATGTGTGCCGGTTATGCCTAGCGGAGGGACACGGTCAACTCCAACCTGTATTCTACGCGCAGGACTCGCCGGACGAGATTCTGCAGCAAAAGATATATGAGCTAACAACGGTGGAG ATAACATTCGCCTTGGACTTTCCGACCAGTGTGTGCATCGAATGCCTCACCAAGCTGGATGAGTTTTCGCTCTTTCGACGGCAGTGCATCGACAACAATGAAATACTGAAGCTAAAGTACTACGAGCTGAAGGCGGAAGCAGATGCGGAGGACTACTGTACCAAGCAGGATAGTAAGGACGACGAAGACATGCACATAGCGAAGGTGAAGAAAGAGGAAGAATTTATGCAACTCGAACGAGCGTCCGTAATCGACGAACAACGACGCAACGGTACGATGGTGGATGCGATGGACGACCAGGTTCCGTACGTGGAGGATGATGCGGGCAACGAGATCATCATCGGCGATGGGCAGGAAGAGTACGATGCGTCCCAACAACCGATAACCGGTACGAAGATACAGTACGTATCCGAAGATGGCACAATGACGGAGTACATCACGTCCGGTGCGATAGTGCGCCGTGACATCGTTAGCCCCTCGGATCTGGAGGAGCCGGTTGGCGAAGGACAAGAAATTTACTACACCGTCGGTACGGACACGTACGCCATCCCGACGGGTGCGGCCGAAGCTGCCAACTATGTGCCGCAGGGTTTCGCGGACCAGACGGAGATTGAATGCACCACGATCGAGGATCATCTACCGGAGGAATACGTCGAGGAGGTACCGGCGGTAGCATCCAATGCCTCCGCCAACACACACCTCGTAATGGCTGCATCACGCGGCAGGCACGACCGTCCGTTCGTGTGCAAGCACTGCAAGACCAGCTTCAA TTTGCCGACCCGGTTGGAAAATCACGTCATCGAGATGCATTCGGTGAATGGGGTTTATCGGTGCGATCGTTGCCAGGGTGAAATGTTTAGTTCGTACCTTGACTTTAAAGCGCACCGGATGCGTTACCACCCACGCACGGATGATGCCCTTGCGGGTAGTGGGCCGGCGAGTGGTGCGGACCTGACGCCAACcataatcaaacaaacatcattgGGAGAGGAGATGCACATGGAGCATGTACTGTCGTCAAACAATGCGTACTCATCGCCGGACAGTCCAACGCTTAGTTCCGATTCGGAGGAACATCAGCCGGCGAAAGAGCTGACAGTGCGTTCCAAACGTCCGGGCGGGGGTAGCAGCGTCGTACCGCCGAGGACACGGACGCGAACCAATGGCCATAGCAATCGCACAGTAAAGGCACAGAAACCGCACACCATCGCAACGAGTCAACAACCGCACGAGGTCATCCtgatcgatgatgatgagcagcagcagcagcaacaggcaTCGCAGCTCACGAACGGTACCGGTACTACACCGACCGTACATCGCGAGCTGTTGCAACAGATCGAGGAAAGTGAGGCAAACTCGGTCGGTCCGAAGATGTACACCTGCGAGAATTGTCCCAAAACGTTCGTGCATCTGAACAACCTGAAAGCGCACATATATGCTGAGCACGACAATGACAAACCATTCAAATGCAAGCTCTGTCCGATATCCTTCAAGACGAAGGAGATACTCGTGATGCACATG atGCTCCATGCGCAAAACAATGGTGCCACCTAG
- the LOC128308844 gene encoding mediator of RNA polymerase II transcription subunit 1.1, translating to MTLPEALLKRLAKRGIIPEGSSKQNTVGTNETHPPKGTSIAEGDSDPDRDRDSDNSSERSSDENGDDKDDVDEDRRETEAINEEIIAEDYDEYDQVNPDSFEYASKKKNTAAVGWTERMKQKMTKRYGYQSVDGCQNKYNIYHLCTMYCVKRFGEVEFEIEKEYEKRVKRLLERYPLPKNWRKEYDIGCKAFYFYNKDTRVVSWLPPTHPDAKLTKSAKLLRRELMEEQKQKEAASEATPPTVVVESYPPTAISASKPLIGPANTASQMVPAVTGPGVENLKPPVVNPPKRPLKQPGGRDEEKRSRTFSSGNEPGTVGDATISETERDRDYRDRNRDRRDRDRRGDRDRSPARGEDNRFGSRDRNRERDRDREYHHRDRRPPRGPPKSAPLDPMDPAAYSDIPRGTWSAGLETASSAAGKGKEKDERKTKQTKQDDQDGADDDEEGAHEVLKISAVKEFHQEDEDDDEMD from the exons ATGACGCTACCGGAGGCACTCCTGAAGCGCCTTGCTAAACGTGGCATCATACCGGAAGGTAGCAGTAAGCAAAATACTGTCGGAACCAATGAAACCCATCCACCGAAAGGAACGTCCATCGCGGAAGGTGATTCGGACCCTGACCGCGACCGAGATTCGGACAACTCGTCCGAACGCAGCTCGGACGAGAATGGTGACGATAAGGACGATGTAGATGAGGATCGACGCGAAACAGAGGCCATCAACGAAGAAATCATCGCCGAAGATTACGACGAGTACGATCAGGTCAATCCGGATTCGTTCGAGTATGCGtccaagaagaaaaacaccgCCGCGGTAGGTTGGACGGAAAGAATGAAGCAGAAGATGACCAAACGGTACGGGTACCAGTCAGTGGATGGTTGCCAGAACAAGTACAATATCTATCACCTCTGCACAATGTACTGCGTTAAGCGGTTTGGCGAGGTAGAGTTCGAGATCGAGAAGGAGTACGAGAAGCGCGTCAAACGGTTGCTCGAGCGATATCCGTTGCCGAAAAACTGGCGCAAGGAGTACGACATTGGGTGTAAAGCGTTCTATTTCTACAATAAGGATACGCGTGTGGTGTCCTGGTTGCCACCGACCCATCCGGATGCGAAGCTTACCAAAAGTGCTAAATTGTTGCGCCGTGAGTTGATGgaagagcaaaaacaaaaggaagccGCAAGTGAAGCGACTCCTCCGACGGTCGTTGTGGAAAGTTATCCACCGACGGCGATATCTGCATCGAAACCACTGATAGGCCCGGCAAACACAGCTAGTCAGATGGTTCCGGCGGTTACGGGTCCGGGTGTGGAAAATCTTAAACCACCCGTTGTAAACCCTCCGAAACGTCCGCTCAAACAACCGGGCGGCAGGGATGAGGAGAAACGGTCACGAACGTTCTCGTCTGGGAATGAACCTGGCACTGTTGGTGATGCGACAATATCCGAGACAGAGCGAGATCGCGACTATCGCGACCGCAACCGAGATAGACGTGATCGTGATCGAAGAGGTGATCGTGATCGTAGTCCAGCTAGAGGTGAAGA CAATCGTTTTGGATCACGCGATCGGAACCGCGAGCGTGACCGGGACCGTGAGTACCATCATCGTGATCGTCGTCCGCCACGTGGGCCACCAAAATCGGCACCGCTCGACCCAATGGATCCGGCCGCATATTCCGATATACCGCGTGGCACTTGGTCGGCAGGCCTGGAAACGGCCTCATCCGCTGCCggcaaaggaaaggaaaaggacGAACGTAAAACCAAACAGACGAAACAAGACGATCAAGACGGAGCGGACGATGATGAGGAGGGTGCGCATGAGGTGCTTAAAATTTCGGCCGTTAaagaattccaccaggaggaCGAGGATGATGACGAGATGGATTGA
- the LOC128297703 gene encoding probable cGMP 3',5'-cyclic phosphodiesterase subunit delta — protein sequence MGTDDVSKGEKILNGFQINWMILRDADTGKIIWQENKDFSCPDVEHEAKVPVKILSLRAVSREINFSTVEAMENFRLDQKVLFKGRIMEEWFFEMGWVSPNTTNTWQSTIEAAPESQMMPAKVLNGNVTIETSFFDGETLISKSVVRLYYI from the exons ATGGGAACGGACGATGTTAGCAAAGGGGAGAAAATTCTCAACGGGTTTCAAAT CAATTGGATGATACTGCGGGATGCGGATACGGGTAAGATTATCTGGCAGGAGAACAAGGATTTCTCCTGTCCCGACGTCGAACACGAAGCGAAGGTACCGGTAAAGATACTCAGTTTGCGTGCCGTGTCACGGGAAATCAACTTCAGCACCGTCGAAGCGATGGAAAACTTTCGCCTCGATCAGAAG GTGCTCTTCAAGGGACGCATTATGGAGGAATGGTTTTTCGAGATGGGATGGGTCAGTCCGAACACGACCAACACCTGGCAATCGACCATTGAGGCCGCACCCGAGTCCCAAATGATGCCAGCCAAAGTACTGAATGGAAACGTTACCATCGAAACGAGCTTTTTCGATGGTGAAACACTAATCAGCAAATCGGTTGTCCGGTTATATTACATTTAG